The DNA sequence CAACCAACCATTCTTGCTGTGTACATTTTGGCGGGTGGACAGCGTGTGGGAACAGGTCACGTGTGCGTTTAGGCTGGGATGCGAGGACGGTGAGGCCGAGAGGGTGGGTGTTGGGGAGTGGGGAGAGGGAGTGGAGGAGATGGTCGCGCAGGCTTTTGGGAGAAGTCAGTCATGCTGTGGTTATGGGGATCGCGGATGCTTACTGGGACGGGACGAGCATTTTCAGCGAGATGGATATGGAAATGAGAGATGGATATGGATGAAAATGAGAATGAGCCGACGCGACGCGAGGTGGAGGCTGCCCACTTATGAGTCACCCGTCTCAGATCTCTGCGTGGAACCTGGCGAGCGGTGCAGGAAACAGGCTGAGCTTATATGACTGTCCAGCCAATCCGTGAATCTTCGCATCTCGATTCTGGGCTCTGGGCGGTGTAGGTGCGTGGCTGACAATGGGTGACACCGACTAGCACAGCGGCATGACGCATGAAAGGATCGTGTTCATATACTACATGACGGTGCCATCCTACACTGCATATAAACGTGCTTGTGACTGCAAAGCATTATTCTGCGCCCACACACGCAACCGACGTGACCAGGAtactctccttctcccgCCCGTTCATAGTTATCCGGCCGGCCCCCGATCCCCGAGGGTACTGCTTATCCAACAAGTGCCCGGCGGACACCACGTTTTGAGAAACCCAAAACCCATATAACTTGGATTAACGTTGCATACGGATAAAAAGCACGTTGTCTGTTTTGTGACATATATTAGGTCACCGATGAGTACCAAAAGCAGAATTCAAATCAAAACCATCACCTCTTCCCCGACCCCTCTCCTGCCCCGTCCCCTACCGTCTTCGCCTTCAAAAAAACGCCAGCGAACCAGGGTGCCCGGGACGATGTTTAAGCTATTCATGGGGTTAGGGCTGGTGATCTACGTCCTCTGGGTTGGCGGGTTCTTCTGGGAAAGAGTGATGGTACCACAACCAGGAGATGGTGGAAGAGAATCTACACTCGAATCGGAAAAAGCGAATGTCCtcagagaaggaggaggagggatAATAAGCAACAAACCAGAAGCCTATGTGACTTTTCTCTCATCCATCACTGATCCATGGTacctcctctccacccGCCTACTCCTCTACCAACTCCGCCACCATCCTCGTACCTCTGATCCTGCACGCCCGCTCATCGTCCTCACCACGCCTCAAATCCCCGCGGCGGCCGAAGACAAGTTGGAGAATGAAGGTGCAGAGATAAAGCGAGTCGAATTATTGGTAGATGGGTTCCCGGTACCTGAAGGGATGGGAGAGAATCATCACTGGAAAGATCAATATACTAAACTACATATATTCAACCTCACCACTTACTCCCGCCTACTTTACCTCGATAACGACATTCTCCTTCTTAAATCGCTCGCTCCCCTGTGGGAAACCAACCTCCCGACTATGAAGAACGGGGGTATCGCAGGAGTAGGCGAGAGGAATAAGCTGAGTATGGTGGAGAATGATAAGAGAACGAGACcggaagagggagaggtGAAGGATTATTTGAATGCGGGGTTTATGATGACAACCCCTGATGAAAAGAGGTTTAATGAGCTCAGAAAGGTGAGGGGTTATAAGCCGTTTTACATGGAACAGGTGAGTTTTGTTTTCGTTTGTTTTTGATATCATCAAACGATGAAAATTGACAAACAAAACACTGCAAGGCGCTGTTAAATCATTACTTTGACTGGAAGGGCGCACACCCATGGGAAGAACTTGATCCTTTGTAAGTCCTGTAATTATCTGTATTCATGGAGATATGTCAAGCTCAacctctctctttctcacTCTCAGATCGGTCTCTCATTTTCCTCAGAAAGAAGACCTCACCCGTGGTTACTACTCGTAAGTacttcccttttcctttgTTTTTAGTAATAATTTAATG is a window from the Cryptococcus gattii WM276 chromosome L, complete sequence genome containing:
- a CDS encoding Hypothetical Protein (Similar to TIGR gene model, INSD accession AAW44983.1) translates to MSTKSRIQIKTITSSPTPLLPRPLPSSPSKKRQRTRVPGTMFKLFMGLGLVIYVLWVGGFFWERVMVPQPGDGGRESTLESEKANVLREGGGGIISNKPEAYVTFLSSITDPWYLLSTRLLLYQLRHHPRTSDPARPLIVLTTPQIPAAAEDKLENEGAEIKRVELLVDGFPVPEGMGENHHWKDQYTKLHIFNLTTYSRLLYLDNDILLLKSLAPLWETNLPTMKNGGIAGVGERNKLSMVENDKRTRPEEGEVKDYLNAGFMMTTPDEKRFNELRKVRGYKPFYMEQALLNHYFDWKGAHPWEELDPLSVSHFPQKEDLTRGYYSLHAKMWKDDIDKEVVDHWEEIIKDMEQFRNSR